A region from the Variovorax sp. RKNM96 genome encodes:
- the rocF gene encoding arginase has product MNTTLELIGAPTDIGASVRGAGMGPDALRVAGVAEALAKQGFMVIDRGNLAGPATPWAPPANGLRHLTEVIAWNRSVYNAVDAALGLNHVPLMMGGDHCLAIGSISAVAWHARKRGKKLRVLWLDAHSDVNTETTSPSGNLHGMPVSCLLGHGPAELTGWSGEPAALAHEAIRFIGIRSVDSAEKEAIRAFGLNVFDMRHIDEHGMRTTMTEALQDVDEDTHLHVSFDLDCLDPNIAPGVGTGVRGGPTYREMQLCMEMISDTGRLCSLDVVELNPALDVRNQTAEIAVELIESLFGKSTLVR; this is encoded by the coding sequence ATGAACACCACCCTCGAACTGATCGGCGCGCCGACCGACATCGGCGCCAGCGTCCGCGGCGCCGGCATGGGGCCCGATGCGCTGCGCGTGGCCGGCGTGGCCGAGGCGCTCGCCAAGCAGGGCTTCATGGTCATCGACCGCGGCAACCTTGCCGGCCCGGCCACGCCCTGGGCGCCGCCGGCCAACGGCCTGCGCCACCTCACGGAGGTGATCGCCTGGAACCGCTCGGTCTACAACGCCGTCGATGCAGCGCTCGGCCTGAACCACGTGCCGCTGATGATGGGCGGCGACCACTGCCTGGCCATCGGCTCGATCAGCGCGGTGGCGTGGCATGCGCGCAAGCGCGGCAAGAAGCTGCGCGTGCTGTGGCTCGATGCGCACTCGGACGTCAACACCGAAACCACGAGCCCCAGCGGCAACCTGCACGGCATGCCGGTCTCGTGCCTGCTGGGCCACGGACCGGCGGAGCTGACGGGCTGGAGCGGCGAGCCCGCGGCGCTGGCGCACGAGGCGATCCGCTTCATCGGCATCCGCAGCGTCGACAGCGCCGAGAAGGAAGCCATTCGCGCCTTCGGCCTGAACGTGTTCGACATGCGCCACATCGACGAGCACGGCATGCGCACCACCATGACCGAGGCGCTGCAGGACGTGGACGAAGACACCCACCTGCATGTGAGCTTCGACCTCGACTGCCTCGACCCCAACATCGCGCCCGGCGTGGGCACCGGCGTGCGCGGCGGCCCGACCTACCGCGAGATGCAGTTGTGCATGGAGATGATCTCCGACACCGGGCGGCTGTGTTCGCTCGACGTGGTGGAACTCAACCCCGCGCTCGACGTGCGCAACCAGACCGCGGAAATCGCGGTGGAGCTGATCGAGAGCCTGTTCGGCAAGTCGACGCTGGTGCGGTAG
- a CDS encoding Lrp/AsnC ligand binding domain-containing protein, protein MLDLDRIDLRLLKILQEDGRITNLKLAEAVALSPTAVLARVQRLTRDGFILGYEARLDPEKLGRGFTVFVEVLLDRTTPNVFDQFKAAVQVRDEIMECHMVAGGFDYLLKTRMADMAAYREFAGTVLWQLPGVRETRTYAVMEEVKSSARLPLGL, encoded by the coding sequence ATGCTCGACCTGGACCGCATCGACCTTCGCCTGCTGAAAATTCTTCAGGAGGACGGGCGCATCACCAACCTCAAGCTGGCCGAGGCGGTGGCGCTCTCGCCCACTGCGGTGCTGGCGCGCGTGCAGCGCCTGACGCGCGACGGCTTCATCCTGGGTTACGAAGCGCGCCTGGACCCCGAGAAGCTGGGCCGTGGCTTCACGGTGTTCGTCGAGGTGCTGCTCGACCGCACCACGCCCAATGTGTTCGACCAGTTCAAGGCCGCGGTGCAGGTGCGCGACGAGATCATGGAATGCCACATGGTCGCCGGCGGCTTCGACTACCTGCTCAAGACCCGCATGGCAGACATGGCCGCGTACCGCGAATTCGCGGGCACGGTGCTGTGGCAGTTGCCCGGGGTGCGCGAGACGCGGACCTACGCGGTGATGGAAGAAGTGAAGAGCAGCGCGCGGTTGCCGCTGGGGCTCTGA
- a CDS encoding DUF2242 domain-containing protein, giving the protein MPSHFTSFSSSSLRTPVLVLGLLSALVLAGCGSASRRVSYEPEEFDSTTTHTRNYAATEAQTCEAARRALLSQGYMVTAANADLVTGRKSFQPAAEVHVEVEFRVVCAREGGKSGKQSTVAFATALQDRYGIKKVNNSASVGVGAIGSLSLPFSGSDDAMVKVASETLTDERFYDRFFTLLDRFLEGGGADAPPDMPAEAPATPPAPATSFPVAPSPNRG; this is encoded by the coding sequence ATGCCGTCCCACTTCACTTCCTTTTCTTCCTCTTCCCTTCGCACGCCGGTCCTCGTCCTGGGGCTTTTGTCCGCCCTGGTGCTCGCCGGCTGCGGCAGCGCCTCGCGGCGCGTGTCGTACGAGCCGGAGGAGTTCGACTCCACCACCACCCACACGCGCAACTACGCCGCCACCGAGGCCCAGACCTGCGAGGCCGCACGGCGCGCGCTGCTGAGCCAGGGCTACATGGTCACCGCGGCCAATGCCGACCTGGTGACCGGGCGCAAGAGCTTCCAGCCGGCGGCCGAGGTGCATGTCGAGGTCGAGTTCCGCGTGGTCTGTGCGCGCGAGGGCGGCAAGTCCGGCAAGCAGAGCACCGTGGCTTTCGCAACCGCGCTGCAGGACCGCTACGGCATCAAGAAGGTCAACAACTCGGCCAGCGTGGGCGTGGGCGCGATCGGCTCGCTCTCGCTGCCGTTCTCGGGCAGCGACGATGCGATGGTCAAGGTGGCGAGCGAGACGCTGACCGACGAACGTTTCTACGACCGCTTCTTCACGCTGCTCGACCGCTTCCTCGAAGGCGGCGGCGCCGATGCTCCGCCCGACATGCCGGCCGAAGCGCCTGCCACGCCGCCCGCACCTGCAACCAGCTTCCCGGTCGCCCCGTCGCCGAACCGCGGCTGA
- a CDS encoding nucleoside/nucleotide kinase family protein codes for MSSIPVQKLPPVPADGLARLQALMASGQRKLLGLVGAPGAGKSTLALAMRQAVGADRAQVVPMDGFHLANVELQRLGRADRKGAPDTFDSAGYVALLQRLRNQRPDGDIVYAPEFRREIEEPIAGAIAVLPSTQLVITEGNYLLHDVGPWAGAAAMLDECWYVDIDDAVREQRLVQRHQQFGRSAEAARDWVAGTDAPNARLIAATKARAHHVLMWS; via the coding sequence ATGAGTTCCATCCCCGTGCAGAAACTTCCTCCCGTTCCTGCAGACGGCCTTGCCCGTCTGCAGGCCCTCATGGCCAGCGGGCAGCGCAAGCTGCTGGGGCTGGTCGGTGCGCCGGGTGCCGGCAAGTCCACGCTGGCGCTGGCAATGCGCCAGGCCGTGGGTGCCGACCGCGCCCAGGTCGTCCCCATGGACGGCTTCCACCTGGCCAATGTCGAGCTGCAACGGCTCGGCCGGGCCGACCGCAAGGGCGCGCCGGACACCTTCGACAGCGCCGGCTACGTCGCCCTGCTGCAGCGGCTGCGCAACCAGCGCCCCGACGGCGACATCGTCTACGCCCCCGAATTCCGCCGCGAGATCGAGGAGCCGATTGCCGGCGCCATCGCGGTGCTGCCCTCGACGCAGCTCGTCATCACCGAAGGCAATTACCTGCTGCACGACGTCGGTCCCTGGGCCGGTGCGGCGGCGATGCTCGACGAGTGCTGGTACGTCGACATCGACGACGCGGTGCGCGAGCAGCGCCTGGTGCAGCGCCACCAGCAGTTCGGCCGCAGCGCCGAAGCTGCGCGCGACTGGGTGGCCGGCACCGATGCGCCCAATGCGCGGCTGATCGCGGCCACGAAGGCGCGGGCGCATCACGTGCTGATGTGGTCCTGA
- a CDS encoding PilT/PilU family type 4a pilus ATPase produces MERDQASQFINDLLKLMVSRNGSDLFITADFPPAIKVDGKVTKVSQQALGAQHTLALTRSVMNDRQVADFERTKECNFAISPTGIGRFRVNAFVQQGKVGMVLRTIPAKLPTIDGLGMPQILKDVSMTKRGLTILVGATGSGKSTTLAAMIDWRNENSYGHIVTVEDPVEFVHPHKNCVVTQREVGIDTDSWEAALKNTLRQAPDVILMGEIRDRETMEHAVAFAETGHLCMATLHANSANQALDRIINFFPEERRAQLLMDLSLNLRSLVSQRLVPTEDGQGRVAAVEVLLNTPLISDLIFKGEVGEIKEIMRKSRNLGMQTFDQALFDLFESHSITFEDAIRNADSANDLRLQIKLNSQRARSTDLAAGTEHFAIV; encoded by the coding sequence ATGGAACGCGATCAAGCCAGCCAGTTCATCAACGACCTGCTCAAGCTCATGGTGAGCCGCAACGGCAGCGACCTGTTCATCACCGCCGACTTTCCGCCCGCGATCAAGGTCGATGGCAAGGTCACCAAGGTGTCGCAGCAGGCGCTGGGTGCGCAGCACACGCTGGCGCTCACGCGCTCGGTCATGAACGACCGACAGGTGGCCGATTTCGAGCGCACCAAGGAGTGCAACTTCGCGATCTCGCCGACCGGCATCGGGCGCTTTCGCGTCAACGCCTTCGTGCAGCAGGGCAAGGTCGGCATGGTGTTGCGGACCATTCCCGCCAAGCTGCCGACCATCGACGGCCTGGGCATGCCGCAGATCCTGAAGGACGTGTCGATGACCAAGCGCGGCCTCACCATCCTGGTGGGCGCCACCGGTTCGGGCAAGTCAACCACGCTGGCCGCGATGATCGACTGGCGCAACGAGAACTCCTACGGCCACATCGTCACGGTGGAAGACCCGGTCGAGTTCGTGCACCCGCACAAGAACTGCGTGGTGACGCAGCGCGAAGTGGGCATCGACACCGACAGCTGGGAAGCGGCGCTCAAGAACACGCTGCGCCAGGCACCCGACGTGATCCTGATGGGCGAAATCCGCGACCGCGAAACCATGGAACACGCGGTGGCCTTCGCCGAAACCGGGCATCTGTGCATGGCCACGCTGCACGCCAACAGCGCCAACCAGGCGCTGGACCGGATCATCAACTTCTTCCCCGAAGAGCGCCGCGCGCAGCTCCTGATGGACCTGTCGCTGAACCTGCGCTCGCTGGTCTCGCAGCGCCTGGTGCCCACCGAAGACGGCCAGGGCCGCGTGGCCGCCGTCGAGGTGCTGCTGAACACGCCGCTGATCTCCGACCTGATCTTCAAGGGCGAGGTGGGCGAGATCAAGGAGATCATGCGCAAGAGCCGCAACCTGGGCATGCAGACCTTCGACCAGGCGCTGTTCGACCTGTTCGAGAGCCACTCGATCACCTTCGAGGACGCCATCCGCAACGCCGACTCGGCCAACGATCTGCGGCTGCAGATCAAGCTCAACAGCCAGCGTGCGCGCAGCACGGACCTGGCAGCCGGCACGGAGCACTTCGCGATCGTCTGA
- a CDS encoding DUF4148 domain-containing protein has product MLHRTLFLAPLSAAALAAAALVPLAASAAGEYHFAPTEAGVERYPDHLRQDPSRDKVVAELETAQKQPAWNAVSRGAPWPASRAGQPATREAVEAEAIKAMREGTIPSGER; this is encoded by the coding sequence ATGCTGCACCGCACGCTTTTCCTCGCCCCGCTGTCCGCCGCGGCCCTGGCCGCAGCCGCGCTGGTACCGCTGGCCGCTTCGGCCGCCGGCGAATACCACTTCGCGCCCACCGAGGCCGGGGTGGAACGCTACCCAGACCACCTGCGCCAGGACCCGTCGCGCGACAAGGTCGTCGCCGAGCTCGAGACCGCGCAGAAGCAGCCGGCGTGGAACGCGGTGAGCCGTGGCGCACCCTGGCCTGCATCGCGCGCGGGCCAGCCCGCCACGCGCGAGGCAGTGGAGGCGGAGGCCATCAAGGCCATGCGCGAGGGGACGATCCCGTCGGGCGAGCGATAG
- a CDS encoding Glu/Leu/Phe/Val dehydrogenase produces the protein MSEKLSFVSPTANSPWGTYLSQVDRVVPYLGPLARWVETLKRPKRALIVDVPIEMDDGTIAHFEGYRVQHNMSRGPGKGGVRFHPDVTLEEVMALSAWMTIKTAAVNLPYGGAKGGIRVDPKKLSLQELEKITRRYTSEIGIIIGPHTDIPAPDVNTNGQIMAWMMDTYSMNVGGTATGVVTGKPLHLGGSLGRVKATGRGVFVTGREAARRLGMDLRGARIAVQGFGNVGSVAAELFAEAGAKIVAVQDHTGTIVNTNGLDLATLIPIANKDGVIAFKGGDVVPNEAFWDTACDILIPAALEGQITAERAQKTTAKLVLEGANGPTVPTADDILAERGVLVVPDVICNAGGVTVSYFEWVQDFSSFFWDEDEINVRLDRIMMNALNQIWDTADKHKITLRTATYAVACERILMARQERGLYP, from the coding sequence ATGAGTGAAAAACTCTCCTTCGTCTCCCCCACAGCCAACAGCCCGTGGGGAACGTACCTCTCCCAGGTCGACCGTGTCGTGCCGTACCTCGGCCCGCTGGCCCGCTGGGTCGAAACCCTCAAGCGCCCCAAGCGCGCGCTGATCGTGGACGTGCCGATCGAAATGGACGACGGCACCATCGCCCACTTCGAGGGCTACCGCGTGCAGCACAACATGAGCCGCGGCCCGGGCAAGGGCGGCGTGCGCTTCCACCCCGACGTCACGCTCGAGGAAGTGATGGCCCTGTCGGCCTGGATGACCATCAAGACCGCAGCCGTCAACCTGCCCTACGGCGGCGCCAAGGGCGGCATCCGCGTCGATCCGAAGAAGCTCTCGCTGCAGGAGCTGGAGAAGATCACCCGCCGCTACACCAGCGAGATCGGCATCATCATCGGCCCGCACACCGACATTCCCGCGCCCGACGTCAACACCAACGGCCAGATCATGGCGTGGATGATGGACACCTACTCGATGAACGTCGGCGGCACCGCCACCGGCGTCGTCACCGGCAAGCCGCTGCACCTGGGCGGGTCGCTCGGCCGCGTCAAGGCCACCGGCCGCGGCGTGTTCGTCACCGGCCGTGAAGCGGCGCGGCGCCTGGGCATGGACCTGCGCGGTGCGCGCATCGCGGTGCAGGGCTTCGGCAACGTGGGCTCGGTCGCGGCCGAACTCTTCGCCGAAGCGGGCGCCAAGATCGTGGCGGTGCAGGACCACACCGGCACCATCGTCAACACCAACGGCCTCGATCTCGCGACGCTGATTCCCATCGCCAACAAGGACGGCGTGATCGCCTTCAAGGGCGGCGACGTGGTGCCCAACGAAGCCTTCTGGGACACGGCCTGCGACATCCTGATCCCGGCCGCCCTCGAAGGCCAGATCACCGCCGAGCGCGCGCAGAAAACGACGGCCAAGCTGGTGCTCGAAGGCGCCAACGGCCCCACGGTGCCCACGGCCGACGACATCCTCGCCGAGCGCGGCGTGCTGGTGGTGCCCGACGTGATCTGCAACGCCGGCGGCGTGACGGTGAGCTACTTCGAATGGGTGCAGGACTTCTCGTCCTTCTTCTGGGACGAGGACGAGATCAACGTGCGCCTGGACCGCATCATGATGAACGCCCTCAACCAGATCTGGGACACGGCCGACAAGCACAAGATCACGCTGCGCACTGCCACCTACGCGGTGGCTTGCGAGCGGATCCTGATGGCGCGTCAGGAGCGCGGCCTGTACCCCTGA
- a CDS encoding YggS family pyridoxal phosphate-dependent enzyme, giving the protein MTMIGDDLQQVKNRIEAACVTAGRDPAGVRLLAVSKTFGAEAVREAHAAGQSAFGENYVQEGLDKIEALADLRASLEWHCIGPLQSNKTRPVAEQFDWVHSIDRLKIAERLSAQRPAHLPPLNVCLQVNVDGGANKSGVPPEEALELARAVAALPHLRLRGLMAIPEPAADFAAQRDLCLRAHAVFESIRGAGIDLDTLSLGMSADLEAAISAGSTMVRVGTAIFGGRARKPA; this is encoded by the coding sequence ATGACGATGATTGGCGACGACCTCCAGCAAGTAAAGAACCGGATCGAGGCGGCATGTGTAACGGCCGGCCGCGACCCGGCCGGGGTCCGGCTGCTGGCGGTGTCCAAGACCTTCGGGGCCGAGGCGGTGCGCGAGGCGCACGCGGCGGGCCAGTCGGCCTTCGGCGAGAACTACGTGCAGGAGGGGCTGGACAAGATCGAGGCGCTCGCCGATCTGCGCGCCTCCCTCGAATGGCACTGCATCGGCCCTCTGCAAAGCAACAAGACGCGGCCGGTGGCCGAGCAGTTCGACTGGGTCCACAGCATCGACCGGCTCAAGATCGCCGAGCGCCTGTCGGCGCAGCGGCCGGCCCATTTGCCGCCGCTCAATGTATGCCTTCAGGTTAACGTGGACGGCGGCGCGAACAAGTCCGGCGTGCCCCCGGAAGAGGCGCTCGAACTCGCCCGCGCTGTGGCGGCGTTGCCACATTTGCGGCTGCGCGGGCTCATGGCGATCCCTGAACCGGCAGCGGATTTCGCGGCGCAGCGCGATCTGTGCCTGCGGGCGCATGCGGTCTTTGAATCGATCAGGGGGGCGGGCATCGACCTGGACACGCTGTCGCTCGGTATGAGCGCAGACCTCGAAGCCGCCATCAGCGCTGGCAGCACGATGGTGCGGGTCGGCACCGCCATCTTCGGTGGCCGGGCCAGAAAGCCCGCCTGA
- a CDS encoding PilT/PilU family type 4a pilus ATPase: MDITQLLAFSVKNKASDLHLSAGLPPMIRVNGDVRRINVDALDHKGVHAMVYDIMSDTHRKHYEEFLEVDFSFEIDGLARFRVNAFNQARGAAAVFRTIPSKILTLEQLNAPKIFGELALKPRGLVLVTGPTGSGKSTTLAAMVNYLNENEYGHILTVEDPIEFVHESKKCLINQREVGPMTLSFSNALRSALREDPDAILVGELRDLETIRLAMTAAETGHLVFGTLHTSSAAKTIDRIIDVFPGEEKEMIRAMLSESLQAVISQTLCKTKDGQSRVAAHEIMLGTPAIRNLIREAKVAQMYSTIQTGQGSGMQTLDQNLMELVRRNTISAAEARGKAKIPENFPG; this comes from the coding sequence GTGGACATCACCCAACTGCTGGCATTCAGCGTCAAGAACAAAGCCTCCGACCTGCACTTGTCGGCCGGGCTGCCGCCCATGATCCGTGTGAACGGCGACGTGCGCCGCATCAATGTCGATGCGCTCGACCACAAGGGCGTGCACGCGATGGTGTACGACATCATGAGCGACACGCACCGCAAGCACTACGAAGAGTTCCTGGAGGTCGACTTCTCGTTCGAGATCGACGGCCTCGCGCGCTTCCGCGTGAACGCCTTCAACCAGGCGCGCGGCGCGGCCGCCGTGTTCCGGACCATTCCCTCGAAGATCCTCACGCTCGAGCAGCTGAACGCGCCGAAGATTTTCGGCGAACTGGCGCTCAAGCCGCGCGGGCTGGTGCTGGTGACGGGCCCCACGGGCTCGGGCAAGTCGACCACGCTGGCGGCGATGGTGAACTACCTCAACGAAAACGAGTACGGCCACATCCTCACGGTGGAAGACCCGATCGAATTCGTGCACGAGTCGAAGAAGTGCCTGATCAACCAGCGCGAAGTGGGCCCGATGACGCTGTCGTTCTCGAACGCGCTGCGCTCTGCCCTGCGCGAAGACCCGGACGCCATTCTTGTGGGCGAGCTGCGCGACCTCGAAACCATCCGCCTCGCGATGACCGCGGCCGAGACGGGCCACCTGGTGTTCGGCACGCTGCACACCTCGTCGGCCGCCAAGACCATCGACCGGATCATCGACGTGTTCCCGGGCGAGGAAAAGGAAATGATCCGCGCGATGCTCTCGGAGTCGCTGCAGGCCGTGATTTCGCAGACGCTGTGCAAGACCAAGGACGGCCAGAGCCGCGTGGCGGCGCACGAGATCATGCTGGGCACACCCGCCATCCGGAACCTGATCCGCGAAGCCAAGGTGGCGCAGATGTACTCCACCATCCAGACCGGCCAGGGCTCCGGCATGCAGACGCTGGACCAGAACCTGATGGAGCTGGTTCGCCGCAACACGATTTCCGCTGCCGAAGCCCGCGGCAAGGCAAAGATTCCCGAGAATTTCCCCGGCTGA
- a CDS encoding prolyl oligopeptidase family serine peptidase, whose translation MTSTPSPTPQDDHLWLEDIDGDAQLDWARKENAKTVQTYARSPAFKALEAGILEVLDSDDRIPMVRKIGPNFYNFWRDKDHPKGLWRRTTLTEYRKPQPAWETVIDIDALAAADKENWVWHGADCLEPDYQRCLVSLSRGGADADVVREFDLHSKTFVEGGFTLPEAKNHVGWKDIDHLYVATDFGPGSMTSSSYPRIVKEWKRGTPLASAVTVYEGAHEDMSVSAYRDNTPGFERDFVSRQIDFYESETWLRGTTGTLTKIDVPDDSNTDIRREWMLIEPREDWTVGGATYRSGSLLAAKFDDYMAGKRELTVLFEPDDTTALDSHSWTRHHLILNVMHDVVNKLEVLTPQDGGPWKRESLGGAPALSTIAAGGIDEDENDDYFLTVSGFLQPTTLYIGTIGQGEPEVLKDSPGFFDASRYTVSQHFAVSKDGTRVPYFEIAPKDLKADGTNPTLQYAYGGFEISLQPSYSGSIGRAWLEQGGVYVIANIRGGGEYGPRWHQAALQENRLRTCEDFAAVSEDLIARRITSPAHLGAMGGSNGGLLMGNMLTLYPQLYGAIVSEVALLDMQRYTHLSAGASWIAEYGDPDQPEEWAFIRTFSPYENAKAGQSYPPALFTTSTRDDRVGPVHARKMHAKLAAQGHDTSFYENMEGGHSAASDNKESAFMDALGYAYLWQHIGKTA comes from the coding sequence ATGACGTCCACCCCCTCCCCGACCCCGCAAGACGACCACCTCTGGCTCGAAGACATCGACGGCGACGCCCAGCTCGACTGGGCCCGCAAGGAGAACGCGAAGACCGTGCAGACGTATGCACGGTCGCCCGCCTTCAAGGCGCTCGAAGCGGGCATCCTCGAAGTGCTCGACTCGGACGACCGGATTCCGATGGTCCGCAAGATCGGTCCGAACTTCTACAACTTCTGGCGCGACAAGGACCACCCCAAGGGCCTCTGGCGCCGCACCACGCTCACCGAGTACCGCAAGCCCCAGCCCGCGTGGGAAACCGTGATCGACATCGACGCCCTCGCCGCGGCCGACAAGGAGAACTGGGTGTGGCACGGCGCCGACTGCCTGGAGCCCGACTACCAACGCTGCCTCGTCTCGCTCTCGCGCGGCGGCGCCGATGCCGACGTGGTGCGCGAGTTCGACCTGCACAGCAAGACCTTCGTCGAAGGCGGCTTCACGCTTCCCGAGGCGAAGAACCATGTGGGCTGGAAAGACATCGACCACCTCTACGTGGCCACCGATTTCGGCCCCGGCTCGATGACCAGCTCGAGCTATCCGCGCATCGTGAAGGAATGGAAGCGCGGCACGCCGCTCGCGAGCGCCGTCACGGTGTACGAAGGCGCGCACGAGGACATGTCCGTGAGCGCCTACCGCGACAACACGCCCGGCTTCGAACGCGACTTCGTCTCGCGCCAGATCGACTTCTACGAAAGCGAGACCTGGCTGCGCGGCACGACCGGCACGCTCACCAAGATCGACGTGCCCGACGACTCCAACACCGACATCCGCCGCGAGTGGATGCTCATCGAGCCGCGCGAGGACTGGACCGTGGGCGGCGCGACCTACAGGTCCGGCTCGCTGCTGGCCGCGAAGTTCGACGACTACATGGCGGGCAAGCGCGAGCTCACCGTGCTGTTCGAGCCCGACGACACGACGGCGCTCGACAGCCATTCGTGGACGCGCCACCACCTGATCCTCAATGTGATGCACGACGTGGTGAACAAGCTCGAAGTGCTCACGCCGCAGGACGGCGGCCCGTGGAAGCGCGAGAGCCTCGGAGGCGCGCCCGCGCTCTCGACCATCGCAGCCGGCGGCATCGACGAGGACGAGAACGACGACTACTTCCTCACCGTGAGCGGATTCCTTCAGCCGACCACGCTCTACATCGGCACCATCGGCCAGGGCGAACCCGAGGTGCTGAAGGACAGCCCCGGCTTCTTCGACGCATCGCGCTACACCGTGAGCCAGCATTTCGCGGTGTCCAAGGACGGCACGCGCGTGCCCTACTTCGAGATCGCGCCCAAGGACCTGAAGGCCGACGGCACGAACCCCACGCTGCAGTACGCCTACGGCGGCTTCGAGATCTCGCTGCAGCCGAGCTACAGCGGCAGCATCGGCCGCGCGTGGCTCGAACAGGGCGGCGTCTACGTCATCGCCAACATCCGCGGCGGCGGCGAGTACGGCCCGCGCTGGCACCAGGCCGCGCTGCAGGAGAACCGGCTGCGCACCTGCGAGGACTTTGCGGCCGTGTCCGAAGACCTGATCGCACGCAGGATCACCTCGCCCGCGCACCTCGGCGCCATGGGCGGCAGCAACGGCGGCCTCCTGATGGGCAACATGCTCACGCTGTACCCGCAGCTCTACGGCGCGATCGTGAGCGAGGTGGCGCTGCTCGACATGCAGCGCTACACGCACCTGTCGGCCGGCGCTTCATGGATCGCGGAGTACGGCGACCCGGACCAGCCCGAGGAGTGGGCCTTCATCCGCACCTTCTCGCCCTACGAGAACGCGAAGGCCGGCCAGAGCTATCCGCCCGCGCTCTTCACCACCTCGACCCGCGACGACCGCGTGGGCCCGGTGCATGCGCGCAAGATGCACGCGAAGCTCGCCGCGCAGGGCCACGACACCAGCTTCTACGAGAACATGGAGGGCGGACACAGCGCGGCCTCGGACAACAAGGAGTCCGCTTTCATGGATGCGCTCGGCTATGCGTATCTGTGGCAACACATCGGCAAGACGGCATGA